A stretch of DNA from Mycobacterium senriense:
GCGGGTCTGGTCGATGCCGTGCTCGGGCGCGACCGACAACCCGGACGAGCCGGCCCGCGCCGCGAAAAGCGAGCTGCCGTGGTCGTCTTCGGCGACCACGAGCAGAACATCGGCGGCCGCGGCGTCGGGCACCGCGGCTATCTCGCCGCGCAGCACGATCGCGTCATCGCGCCGGCTCGCGGCGATCGAGGCGTTCGGCGAATCGGGGATGCAGACGGTGGCCACCGTGGTGCCGTCGGCGATGCCGCGCAACAACTTCGGTGCGATGTCGTTGTCCCCGAAGCGGGTCAGCGCCCGCGCGGCGGCCACCGCGGTCGACAACCACGGGCCCGGATGCAGCGCGGCGCCCAGCTCTTCGGCAACGATGCCGGCCTCGACCATCGTCATGCCGGCGCCGCCGTACTCCTCCGGCACCAGCAGGCCGGTGGTTCCGAGATCGGCGAGGCCGCGCCAGACCGCCTCGTCCGTTCCGGCCGGATCGTCGAGCAGTGCGCGCACATGCTGCGAAATCGGTGCCTTCTCGGCGAGGAAGCGCCGTGTGGTGTCGCGCAGCGCCACCTGTTCGTCGGTGAGTTCGAGGTTCATTTGCGCGGCAGCCCCAGCACTCGTTGCGCGGTGATGTTCTTGTTGATCTGCGTGGTACCGCCCGCGATGGTCAGCGACCGCGACGTCAGGCGGTAGTTCGCCCACGGCGCGCCCGCACCCCGGGTGCCGAGAGCGTCGAAGGCCAGCGCGGCCAGGTCCTGGCCGATCTCGCCCCACACGGTCTTGGCGAGGCTGGCCGACCCCAACGCTGTTTTTTCCGAGCCGCCATGCAGCGTCGCCGAGATCGACCGCTGGCACAGGACCTCGAGATACTTGATGCGGACCGCGATTTCGCCGAGGCGCCGCAGCGTCACCGGATCGTCCAGCGCGCCGGTGCCGGCCGCGGCGAGATCGTTGACCAGCTCCTCGAGCCGCACCTGCATCTCCGCGTACAGCCTGGCGGCCCCGGCGCGCTCGTGGCTGAGCGTGGTGGTGGCCACCTGCCAGCCCGCGTTGAGCGGGCCGAGCAACGCGTCCGCGGGCACCCGCACGTCGTGGAAGAAGATCTCGGCGAAGTCGGCGTCACCCTTCAGCGTGACCAACGGACGGACCTCGATGCCCGGCAGTGTCATGTCGACGATCAGGCAGGAGATCCCCTTGTGCTTGGGCGCCTCGGGATCGGTGCGCACGTAGAGCTGACACCAGTCGGCCCGATGCCCCAGCGAGGTCCAGATCTTCTGGCCGTTGACGACGAAGTCACTATCTTCCGGGCCGTCTCGCACGGCGCGGGTGCGCAGCGCCGCGAGATCGGACCCCGCCTCGGGCTCCGACATGCCCTGGCACCAGATGTCGTCGGCGCGCATCATGCGGGGGAGCAGCGCGAGCTTCTGCGACTCGGTGCCGTACTGCATGATGGCCGGGGCGATGTTGTTGAGCCCAATCACGTTGAGCGGCATCGGGGCTCGAGCGCGCGTGGTCTCTTCGGTGTAGACCAGCTGCTCGAGCACTGTTGCGCCGCGCCCACCGTATTCGGGCGGCCAGGACACCGCGGCCCATCCCGCGTCGGCCATCGTCGCGTTCCACGCGCGCAACATCTCGAACGCGGCGTCGTCGCGGCCGGTGGGCCGGCGCGCCGCCACGAGCTCGTCGGTCAGGTTCTGCGAGAGCCAGTCACGCAGCTCGCTGCGGAACTGTTCCACTTCCGCCGGGTATGAAAAGTCCACGTTCCTCTGTCTTCAGCGTCGTAAAACCCTGACCAAGCCGGACTCTACGGTTGGGCGGATATCTGGTCAACGATGTTGGCGGGCATGCGCGACGCCGTGAGCGGTCGATCGTATGAGGCGTCCGTCCTGTCGTGGCGGGGCGTGCGGGTTCCGGGCACCATGGCGATGGCTTCGTCGGTGAGCAGCGATTGCGATTCGTTGATGAACTCCACCAGGCAGACGCGATCGACGATCGCCCAACGCCCGTCGCGCCGCTCCAGCCGATCCACGTAACGACCGCCGGAGACCGTCATGTGGTTCGCCGGTTCACGGTC
This window harbors:
- a CDS encoding acyl-CoA dehydrogenase family protein; translation: MNLELTDEQVALRDTTRRFLAEKAPISQHVRALLDDPAGTDEAVWRGLADLGTTGLLVPEEYGGAGMTMVEAGIVAEELGAALHPGPWLSTAVAAARALTRFGDNDIAPKLLRGIADGTTVATVCIPDSPNASIAASRRDDAIVLRGEIAAVPDAAAADVLLVVAEDDHGSSLFAARAGSSGLSVAPEHGIDQTRKQFRVTFDAVPAQRLAAAPADDLAAVIDDVLIATAADALGAARAIMGLAVEYAKSRTQFGQPIGSFQAVQHLCVDMFETVELARSGVIHALWASDAFPGSGGQSGEERHLAAMRAKAFAGRLATVADTAIQVFGGIGYTWEHDAHLYLKRLLSWSALRGGPDEYLTELGARLAKRGRQ
- a CDS encoding acyl-CoA dehydrogenase family protein, which translates into the protein MDFSYPAEVEQFRSELRDWLSQNLTDELVAARRPTGRDDAAFEMLRAWNATMADAGWAAVSWPPEYGGRGATVLEQLVYTEETTRARAPMPLNVIGLNNIAPAIMQYGTESQKLALLPRMMRADDIWCQGMSEPEAGSDLAALRTRAVRDGPEDSDFVVNGQKIWTSLGHRADWCQLYVRTDPEAPKHKGISCLIVDMTLPGIEVRPLVTLKGDADFAEIFFHDVRVPADALLGPLNAGWQVATTTLSHERAGAARLYAEMQVRLEELVNDLAAAGTGALDDPVTLRRLGEIAVRIKYLEVLCQRSISATLHGGSEKTALGSASLAKTVWGEIGQDLAALAFDALGTRGAGAPWANYRLTSRSLTIAGGTTQINKNITAQRVLGLPRK